A window of Mycolicibacterium madagascariense genomic DNA:
ACCATCGACAGCGGCGTCATCGAGGGGTTCACCTCCGACGGCGTGCACCGCTGGCGTTCGATTCCGTTTGCCAGCCCTCCGGTCGGTCCGCTGCGCCTGCGGGCGCCTCGACCCGTCGAGCCGTGGCCGGGCGTGCGCTACTGCCATGGGTACACCTACTGCGCGCCACAGGACCGCAAGTACACGATGACCGGCGTCGGCAAGTTCCAGCCGATGAGTGAGGACTGTCTGACCCTGAACGTGGTGGCCCCCGAGACCGTCGGCGCGACCGACGGACCACTTCCGGTCATGTTCTTCATCCACGGCGGCGGCTACATCCTCGGCAGCTCGGCCACCCCGATCTACGACGGTGCCGCCCTGGCGCGGCGCGGCTGCGTCTACGTCTCGGTGAACTACCGCCTGGGTGCGCTCGGCTGCATGGACCTCTCCTCGCTGAGCACGCGCGAGCACCCGATCGAGGACAACCTGTTCCTCCGCGACCTGGTCATGGCATTGCGCTGGGTCAGGGACAACGCCGCGGTCTTCGGTGGCGATCCGGACAACGTCACCATCTTCGGCGAGAGCGCGGGCGCGCACGCCGTGGCGACGCTGCTCGCCACCCCGGCCGCCAAAGGGCTCTTCGCGCAAGCGATTTCGGAGAGTCCGGCCAGCGGCATGGCGGGGCCGCCCGACGTCGCGGCAGCATTCGCCGACGACTTCGTCGAGGCCCTCGGGGTCGACCGGTCCGACGGCGCCGCGGCCGCGATGGCGGCGCGGCCCTCGGAGTTGGTCACCGCGCTGAATCGGGTGATGCGGCACGGCATGAAGGAGATGCGCGGCGCGTTCGTCGTCGGCCCGACCTACGACACCGAGTACCTGCCGACCGATCCGGTGCGGGCCATGGCGGACGGTACCGCCCACCGGGTGCCGCTGATCGTGGGCACCAACGCCGACGAGGGCCGGCTGTTCACCCGGTTCCTGCAGTTGCTGCCGATGACCGAGCCCGCCATCGACATGTTGCTCGCCGACTCCGACGTCGAGTCCCGCGAGCGGATCACGAAGGCCTACCCCGGCTATCCCAGCCCCAGCGCGTGCGTGCGGCTCGGCGGCGACTTCGCGTTCGGGACCGCCGCGTGGCAGATCGCGTCCGCGCACGGCAGGCACGCCCCGACGTTCGTCTACCGCTACGACTACGCACCGCGCACGTTCCACTGGTCGGGTCTGGGTGCCACGCACGCCACCGAGCTGTTCGCGGTCTTCGACGTCTACCGCACGCGGTTCGGTTCGCTGATGACCGCGGCCGCCGACCGCCGCTCCGCCCGGCGGGTGAGCAACGACGTGCAGAACAGGTGGCGGGCATTCAGCCGTACGGGGGTTCCCGGCGACGGCTGGCCGGAGTACGGACGCGACCGGGCCGTCATGGTCTTCGACCGACGCTCGCGCGTGGAGTACGACCCCGACGCCGAGCGCAGAACGGCGTGGGAGGGTTTCACGCTCGCCACGCACTGAGCCATTCTCGCTGCGGGGCCAGCAGCGATGTGATCCAGTGAAGGCGTGACGCACCCCCTGGATCCGCTCTCGGCCGACGAATTCCGCGCTGTCGCTGCACTGTTGCGGCGCGAGCGGCAGGTCAGTGCGACGCCGACGGCGACGTCCGAGCTCGGATGGCGGATCGCCTCCGTCGAACTCGTCGAGCCGAGCAAGGACGAACTCGCGGCGTTCGAGGCCGAGGGGACGGTGCCCGAGCGCCGCGCCAAGGCCATCTGCCTGAATCGCTCCGCCAACGCCACCTACCGCAGCGTGGTCGCGCTCGGCGCCGACCGCGTGGAGACCTTCGAGCACGTGCCCGGCGTGCAGGCCAACTTCACCGTCGACGAGTTCACCGAGTGCGACGAGATGTTGCGCGCCCATCCCGACGTCATCGCCGCGCTCGCCCGCCGCGGCATCACCGACCTCGCCAACGTCTTCATGGACACCTGGACCTTCGGGGCCGCGGTCGCGCCGCCGGAATACCGCGATCGCAGACTGGGCTGGTCGGACACCTGGCGCAAGGAGGCCCCCGGCGCCAACCCGTATGCGCACCTGATCAGCGGACTGCACTGCATCGTCGATCTGAACACCATGGAGCTGCTGCGGGTCGAGGACGACGGCGGCGTCGAAACCCCAATTGTCATGGGCGAATACGTGCCCTCGCATGTTCCGGAGCGCATCCGCGCGGCGTCGACCCGCGAACCGCTCACGCCGCTGTTCGTCACCCAGCCCGACGGTCCGTCCTTCACGCTCGACGGCAACCTCCTGCAATGGCAGAACTGGTCGCTGCGCATCGGCTTCAACTACCGGGAGGGCATGACGCTGCACACGGTGGGCTACCGCGATGGGGGCCGCGTCCGGTCGGTGGCGCACCGCATGTCGTTCGCCGAGATGATCGTGCCCTACCGCGACTCGTCGGTGGATCACTACCGCCGCACCGCGTTCGACATCGGCGAGTGGGGTCTCGGCTTCATGACGACGTCACTCGAGCTGGGATGCGACTGCCTCGGCGAAATCCGTTATTTGGACGCCGTGATCCACGACAGCGCGGGGGAGCCGATCACCATCGTCAACGCGATCTGCATCCACGAGGAGGACGGCGCCGTGCTGTGGAAGCACGTCGACCACGATGCGGGCGCCGAGGTGCGGCGCATGCGCCGCCTCACCATCTCGTTCCACGTGACGGTCGCGAACTACGAGTACCTCGTCTACTGGCGGCTCTACCAGGACGGCAACATCGAATGCGAGGTCAGGGCCACCGGCATCATGGTCACCACGCCGTTGGCACCGGGCGCCCCGCACCCCAACGGCACGCTCGTCGACGAGCGGACGTATGCGCCCTTCCATCAACACTTCCTGGTCGCGCGCCTCGACATGGACGTCGACGGCAGGGACAACACGGTCGTCATGTCGGAGTCCTACGCCGAGCCGATGGGACCCCAGAATCCGTACGGCCTCTCGGTGGTCACCAGGAACGTTCCGCTGCGCACCGAGAGCGAGGGCAAGCAGGACGTCGACTTCAGCACCCAGCGTGGGTGGAAGGTGGTCAACACCAACGTCGTCAACGGTCTGGGCACCCATCCCGCCTACAAGCTGGTGCCCGGCGGTGCCATCCCGCCGATGTTCGATCCGGAGTCACCAGTGCTCAAGCGCGCCAACGTCATTGGTCACACCCTGTGGGTCACGCCGAACTCGGCCGCCGAACGTTGGCCGGCGGGGGAATTCGTGAACCAGTCGGAGAGCGACACGGGTCTCGGGCAGTGGACCACCGCGAACCGGTCCATCGACGACACCGACGTCGTGCTCTGGTACGTCTTCGGGCTGCATCACATCACCCGCCCGGAGGACTGGCCCGTGATGCCGGTCGACGTCGTGTCGTTCTGGCTCAAGCCCTTTGGCTTCTTCGACCGCAACCCGGCCCTCGACGTGCCCCCCACCGTCTCGGACGTCTGCCACGCCGAGAGTCGACCCTCGTGAACCCGCCCCTCGTGCAGCGCCCCGACGACCTCACCACGGAGTGGCTGACCGAGGCGCTCGGTGCGGGCCGCGTCGGCGCGTTCTCGACCGAACGCATCGGCACCGGGCAGATGAGCGAGTGCTACCGCGTCGCGCTGACCTACGCCGACGGCGAGCACGGGCCCGCGTCGGTCGTCCTCAAGGTCGCCGCGGCCGATGCGAGCAGCAGGCAGACCGGGCTGGCGATGGGCCTCTACGAGCGCGAGGTCCGGTTCTACACCGACGTCGCACCCACACTGGACGGGCCGCTCTCACCGTGCCACCACGCCGCCTACGATCCGGCCACCGGCGCGTTCGATCTGCTGCTGGGCGACGCCGCGCCCGCCGCCGTCGGCGACGAGATCGCCGGGGCCTCGATCGCCCAGGCGACGCTGGCGCTGACCCAGCTCGGCCGCGTGCACGGGCCGCTGCTCGGCAATGCCGCGCTGGCGGGCGCCGACTGGCTCAACCGCGAATCCCCGCTCAGTCAGGGCCTCTTCGCGGCCCTCCATGTCGGGTTCAGTGAGCGCTACGGAGACGCCATCGCCCCCGAACACCGCGACGTGTGCGAACGGCTGGTCGCGTCGTTCGACGCCTACGGCCTCGCCCAGGCGGCCGACGGACGACCGCAGGGACTGGTGCACGGCGACTACCGCTTGGACAACCTGCTCTTCGGCGAGGACGGCGCCGACCGCCCGCTGACGGTCGTGGACTGGCAGACCGTGACGTGGGGACCTGCGCTCACCGACGTGGCCTACTTCCTCGGCTGCGCACTGCCCGTCGAGCAGCGCCGCGCGCACGGCGACGAGCTGCTGCGCGCGTACCACGACGCCCTCGGCCCCGACGCCCCGCTCACCCTCGACGACGTCCGCGACGGCGTCCGCCACGCCAGCTTCTTCGGGGTGATGATGTCGATCGTCTCGCCCATGCTCGTGGAGCGCACCGAGCGTGGGGACCGGATGTTCATGACGATGATCGCCAGGCACTGCAGCCACGTCATCGACCTGGACGCGCTGTCGATCCTGCCGCCGCCCGCCACACCGGAACCGTTGCGGCCCAACGTAGTCGACGAAGGCCCGCACGAGCCGACCGATGAGGCGCTGTGGAGCGAGAGCTGGTACTTCGACTTCGCCGACCCCGGCCAGAACGTCGGCGGCTGGCTGCGCCTCGGGCTGCTCCCCAATCAGGGACGTGCCTGGATCAACGCCCTCCTGTGCGGGCCCGGCCTGCCCACCGTCGCCGTGCTGGACTTCGCCGCGCCCCTGCCGACCGATCACACCCGCGTCCGCACCGACGAGGTCGACCTGCGGCTCGACGCCACCGCGCCGCTGCAGTCCTACCGGGTGTCGCTGCGTGGCCGCGGGCTGGCCTACGACGATCCGGCGGGCCTGCTGCACGGCGCGCCCGGCCGGCCCGTCGACCTGGAGCTGGACCTGGTGTGGACCACCGCGGGGGTCCCGTATCGGTACCGCCTGTCGACGCGGTACGAGATCCCGTGCACGGTGTCGGGCACGGTGACCACCGACGGCCATGCGTTCGCCCTGACCGACGTCGCAGGCCAGCGCGATCACTCCTGGGCGGCGCGGGACTGGTGGGGGATGGACTGGGTCTGGAGCGCACTGCATCTCGACGACGGCACCCACGTCCACGGCCTCGATCTGCGCATCCCCGGTGCGCCCCGGATGGCGGCGGGCTACGTCCAGCGCGACGGGCAGCTGGTGGAGCTGCAGACCGTCGTCGCGACGGAGACCTTCGGCGCCGACGGGCTGCCGCTCGCCACCACGCTCGACCTCGAGCCGGGCGGCCTCACCGCGACCATCGACGTGCGCGGGCACGCCCCCGTGCTGCTGTCGTCGGACGACGGTAGGGTCAGCAGCTTTCCGCGCGCCTGGGCCACGGTGACCACGACCGACGGCCGCACCGGCGTCGGCTGGATCGAATGGAACCGCAATGGCGCGACCTGAGCCGCGTCAGTCCAGATGAGCGCGGTCGTCGTCGAGGTCGTCGCGGCGTAGGCCCATCGGGGTCGCGGCGGGGACGTCGCCGCCGGCGATCACGGCCCTGGTGATGGGCGTGAGCGTGGCGAAGAGCAGCTCGAGCTCGCGGTCGCTCAGGGCGTCGAACGCCGACAGCGACATCGCGTCGGTCGTGTCTTCGAGGTGCTGCTTGAACGCGCGGCCCGAATCCGTCAGTGCGCCACCGTCGTCGAGCAATCCCATGGCGGCGAGCCGCTGCGAGCACGAGCTCCACTCGGCGTCGTCGTACTGTCGGCTGCGCACGATGAAGTCCTTGGGCACGCGATCGGCCGCCGCATGCAGGACGTTGGATTCGCGGCCGCCGACGCCGTGGGCGACGAGGACGGCGACGTGCGTGTCCCCGCGGTGTTCGCGAAGCAGGGTGGCAGCGTGCCAGAGTCGCGCGACGGGCTCGTCGGGCCAGGGCAGGGCGCGGTTCGCCGCGTAGAGCGCCCGCCCGTCGAGCGGCGCCGCGGCGGCCGCCTTGCCGAGCAGGTCGGCGGCCGTGCGCACGGCGTCGTCGTCGGTCACCCCACAACGACGCAGCGCAGCTACCGCGGCCGACTCGCGCGCCCGCAGCGCGGCGGCCGGGCCGGCATGCTCCCACGCGTCGGGCAGGGCCCTGGCGACGTGGCCGGGCGCGAAGTTGTAGAAGAGCGCGGCGACGACATCGGCCCCCACCGTGCCGAGCGGGGCGGCGCGACCGCCGAAGTAGCCCATCCAGTAGCCCCGAAATCCCAACTCGTCGAACGCCTGACGCGATTCCGGTGCGAAGTAGGTGAGCGCGTGTACGGGTTCGAACCGGTCGAACAATCGGCGAGCCGTCGTCGGTGTCCTGCTCATCGTGCCTCCTCCGTCGAACTGACGTCGCTGACCGCTTCGTCGATGATGGCCCGCATCGCGCGCTCCGCCGCCTCCTCGTCCCGCAGCCGGATGGCACGGGCGACCTCGTCGTGCAGGGCGATGGCCTCGGGATTCGGCGTCCGAGGCATCATGCCGTGGTGGGTGCGTCCGGTCAGCACCTCGGCCACGACGCCGTTGAGCGCGCGGAACATCTCATTACCGCTGGCCTCGAGAAGTGTTCGATGAAACACCTTGTCGGCCAACAGATATGACTCCAGATCACCCGCGCGTCCATGCATCACCATGTCGGAGACCGCGGCCGCCATGATCCGGCACTGATGCGGATCGGCGCGACGGGCGGCCAGCGCGGCCGCCGCAGGCTCGAAACCCCGGCGCAGCTCGGACAGTGACATCAGTTGCGCGGCACGGTCACCGGATTCCATGCGCCACCGAATCACCCTGGGGTCGAACACGTTCCACCGGTCGACCGGTTGAATGGTGATGCCGACCCGGCGGCGCGAGGCGACCAGGCCCATCGATTCGAGCACCCGGACGGCTTCGCGTGCCACGCTGCGCGAGACGCCGTATTGCGCCCCGACGCGTTCGAGGTTGATCACCCCGCCCGCGGGCAACACCCCCGAGGCGATCTCGGCGCCCAGACCCATCAGGACGTTGTCGTGCAACGCGCTGACAGGCGAGGGCACGATCACGGCATACATCTTGTCATAGCGTCCACTGGCGGGAGTAAGACAAGCTTTTTCCGCCATTCGATTGCAATAATCAGATCATTACGGCACGCTGTGTGATGCCAAACACGAGCAATGGGGGAGGGTCGGGCAGTGGCGTCACCGATCGTGGTCATGGGCGTCTCGGGTTCGGGGAAGTCGACCGTCGGGGCAGCGCTCGCCCAACGCTTGCGCGTCCCGTTCGCGGACGCCGACGACCTGCACCCCGCCGCGAACATCGCGAAGATGACGGCGGGCCATGCGCTCACCGACGAGGACCGCCGACCGTGGCTCGACGTGATCGGCCGCTGGCTCGCCGACCATCGCGAGGGCGGCGTCATGAGCTGCTCGGCGCTCAAGCGCGCCTACCGTGACCAATTGCGCTCGCACTGTCCCGACGTGGTCTTCCTGCACCTGGCGGGCACCCCGGAGGTGATCGGCCGCAGGCAGGCGAGCCGGCCCGGCCACTTCATGCCCCCGTCGCTGCTGGCCTCGCAGTTCCAGACACTGGAACCCCTCGACGACGACGAGGCCGGCGTCGCCATCGACGTCGATCAGGGCATCGACTCCATCATCGAGGAATACCTCGCACGCACCGGGCAGGAATCGTCGTGACCGCCGGCCTCACCGTGCTCGCCGACGACGCCCCGAAGCTGACCGAGCCGGTGGCCTCCGGTGGGCAGTTGCTGCTCGCCTTCCTGGCGGGCATCGCGGTCATCGTCGTGCTCATCACGGTGGTCAAGCTGCATCCGTTCCTGTCCCTCATCTTCGGTGCCCTCGTGGTCGGCATCGTGGCGGGTCAGGACGTCCAGGCCGTATTGTCCTCGTTCGCAAAGGGATTCGGCGATACCGCCGCCAGCGTCGGCACCCTGATCGCGCTGGGCGCCATGTTCGCCAAGCTCCTCGCCGACTCCGGCGGGGCGGACCAGATCGTCGACACCATCATCGGGCACTCCTCACCGCGGATGCTGCCGTGGGCAATGGCGTTGGTGGGAGCCATCATCGGGCTGCCGATGTTCTTCGAGATCGGTCTCGTGCTGCTGATGCCCGTCATCTACCTGGTGTCGCGCCGGTCGCAACAGTCGCTGGTGACCGTCGGAATCCCGGCCCTGGCCGGACTGTCCGCCATGCACGGATTCGTGCCGCCGCACCCGGGTCCACTGACGGCCATCGGCCTGCTCCACGCCGACCTCGGCATCACGCTGGCGCTCGGCGTGGTGGTCGCCGTCCCGACGATCCTGCTGGCCGGCCCGCTCTACGGCCGGGTGGCCGGACGCTGGGTGGTGGTCGACGCACCGGACACCTTCAACGCCGACCGGCTCGCCGACGGGGAGCAGCGGCGCCGCCCCTCGTTCGGCATCACGCTGTTCAGCATCCTGCTGCCGGTCGTGCTGATGCTCGGCAAGGCCGTCGTGGACGTGCTCCTCAGCGCCAAGACCCACCCCGTGCGCCAGGTCCTCGACACCCTGGGCACGCCACTGGTCGCGCTGCTGATCGCGGTCGTCGTCGGCATGTTCACCCTGGGCAGGGGCGCGGGGATGGACCGCCGCGAGATCACGGCGTGCATCGAGTCCGGTCTACCGCCGGTCGCGAGCATCATCCTGATCGTGGCCGCGGGCGGCGGCTTCAAGCAGGTACTGGTCGACACCGGCATCGGCACGCTGCTGGCCCGCTGGGCGGAGGGTGCGCACGTCTCGGTGCTCGTGCTGGCCTGGGTCATCGCGGTGCTGATCCGCCTGGCCACGGGCTCGGCAACCGTCGCGACCATCACGGCGTCGTCGCTGGTCGTCCCGCTGGTTGCCGGATTGCCCAGCACCCAGGTGTCACTCGCCGTCCTCGCGGTCGGCGCGGGTTCGCTGTTCTTCTCCCACGTCAACGACGCCGGGTTCTGGTTGGTGAATCAGTACTTCCGGCTCACGGTGGGGCAGACGATCAAGACGTGGTCGATCATGGAGACCGTGCTGTCGGTCAGCGGCCTGGCCGTCGTCCTGCTCCTCGACCTGGTGGTCTGACACGCAGGGGGAGCGGTGGCCGCCGCCGGTGGCCGCGACGCGATCCACCGGCGGCGGCACAGCGTCAGCCGACGCGCTTCTCGAGTTCCTTGCGCGCCTTCTTCACGTCCTTGCGGGCCTGCTTGGCCTGCTTGCGCCCGACCTTCGCCAGATCCGCGCCACGGTCCTGGGCCAACTCGGCGAGTTCGTTGCCGCGATCGCGGGCACGGTCGGCGAGCTCGGCCCCGCGGTCACGAGCCGCGCTCGCGAGTTCGGGCGCCTTGTCGCGGGCGGCGTCGACCAGCTTGGAGCTGCGCTTCTGGGCGACCTCGGCCAACTCGGCGCTGCGATCCTGGGTGACCTCGGCGAGGGCGGCGCCGCGCTTGCGGGCGGCCTTGGCGATCTTGGGTGCACGGTCGCGGGCCACGTCGGCGAGTTCGCTACCTCGCTCGTAGGCCACGTCGGCCAGCTCGGCACCGCGCTTCTGCGCGACGTCGGCCAGCTCCGCACCGCGCTTCTGCGCGACGTCGGCCAACTCCGCGCCGCGCTCGCGGGCCACGTGCAGCCCGCTGTGCAGTCCGTCGCCGATCTTGTCGACCAGTTCGGCGTCGATCAGCGCGCCGCCGGAACTCGACGGCAGCACGCCCGTCACGGACTCGCTCAGCTTCCGCGCGGCCCGACGACCGCGCCAGCCGAGCGACGGCCGGCCCTCGGTGTCGACCGACGCGATGATCAGCCCGCCGATGAGGCCGACGTCGGCGAACAGCGCCCGCCGCTCGGCGGCCTTGCGGGCGGGATCCGTCTCATTCCAAAAGGCATGTCCACCAAGGCTTCCCGGCACGACGCTGACGGCGAGGGCCGCCGACGAGAGGCGGGGCAGCTTACCGCTGGCCAGCAGCAGGCCGGCGCCGATCTGAACGCCGGCGGTGATCTTCGCGACGGTCTCGGCGTCGGTGGGAACGTTCGGGCCGACGGGGTCGGGGAGCTTGCTCAGCCCCTCGAGGGTCGGGCGGGCGGCGTCAGCGGCGGGCTTGGGGCTGCGCAG
This region includes:
- a CDS encoding carboxylesterase/lipase family protein; protein product: MHERTIRVTIDSGVIEGFTSDGVHRWRSIPFASPPVGPLRLRAPRPVEPWPGVRYCHGYTYCAPQDRKYTMTGVGKFQPMSEDCLTLNVVAPETVGATDGPLPVMFFIHGGGYILGSSATPIYDGAALARRGCVYVSVNYRLGALGCMDLSSLSTREHPIEDNLFLRDLVMALRWVRDNAAVFGGDPDNVTIFGESAGAHAVATLLATPAAKGLFAQAISESPASGMAGPPDVAAAFADDFVEALGVDRSDGAAAAMAARPSELVTALNRVMRHGMKEMRGAFVVGPTYDTEYLPTDPVRAMADGTAHRVPLIVGTNADEGRLFTRFLQLLPMTEPAIDMLLADSDVESRERITKAYPGYPSPSACVRLGGDFAFGTAAWQIASAHGRHAPTFVYRYDYAPRTFHWSGLGATHATELFAVFDVYRTRFGSLMTAAADRRSARRVSNDVQNRWRAFSRTGVPGDGWPEYGRDRAVMVFDRRSRVEYDPDAERRTAWEGFTLATH
- a CDS encoding primary-amine oxidase; amino-acid sequence: MTHPLDPLSADEFRAVAALLRRERQVSATPTATSELGWRIASVELVEPSKDELAAFEAEGTVPERRAKAICLNRSANATYRSVVALGADRVETFEHVPGVQANFTVDEFTECDEMLRAHPDVIAALARRGITDLANVFMDTWTFGAAVAPPEYRDRRLGWSDTWRKEAPGANPYAHLISGLHCIVDLNTMELLRVEDDGGVETPIVMGEYVPSHVPERIRAASTREPLTPLFVTQPDGPSFTLDGNLLQWQNWSLRIGFNYREGMTLHTVGYRDGGRVRSVAHRMSFAEMIVPYRDSSVDHYRRTAFDIGEWGLGFMTTSLELGCDCLGEIRYLDAVIHDSAGEPITIVNAICIHEEDGAVLWKHVDHDAGAEVRRMRRLTISFHVTVANYEYLVYWRLYQDGNIECEVRATGIMVTTPLAPGAPHPNGTLVDERTYAPFHQHFLVARLDMDVDGRDNTVVMSESYAEPMGPQNPYGLSVVTRNVPLRTESEGKQDVDFSTQRGWKVVNTNVVNGLGTHPAYKLVPGGAIPPMFDPESPVLKRANVIGHTLWVTPNSAAERWPAGEFVNQSESDTGLGQWTTANRSIDDTDVVLWYVFGLHHITRPEDWPVMPVDVVSFWLKPFGFFDRNPALDVPPTVSDVCHAESRPS
- a CDS encoding DUF7064 domain-containing protein, which codes for MNPPLVQRPDDLTTEWLTEALGAGRVGAFSTERIGTGQMSECYRVALTYADGEHGPASVVLKVAAADASSRQTGLAMGLYEREVRFYTDVAPTLDGPLSPCHHAAYDPATGAFDLLLGDAAPAAVGDEIAGASIAQATLALTQLGRVHGPLLGNAALAGADWLNRESPLSQGLFAALHVGFSERYGDAIAPEHRDVCERLVASFDAYGLAQAADGRPQGLVHGDYRLDNLLFGEDGADRPLTVVDWQTVTWGPALTDVAYFLGCALPVEQRRAHGDELLRAYHDALGPDAPLTLDDVRDGVRHASFFGVMMSIVSPMLVERTERGDRMFMTMIARHCSHVIDLDALSILPPPATPEPLRPNVVDEGPHEPTDEALWSESWYFDFADPGQNVGGWLRLGLLPNQGRAWINALLCGPGLPTVAVLDFAAPLPTDHTRVRTDEVDLRLDATAPLQSYRVSLRGRGLAYDDPAGLLHGAPGRPVDLELDLVWTTAGVPYRYRLSTRYEIPCTVSGTVTTDGHAFALTDVAGQRDHSWAARDWWGMDWVWSALHLDDGTHVHGLDLRIPGAPRMAAGYVQRDGQLVELQTVVATETFGADGLPLATTLDLEPGGLTATIDVRGHAPVLLSSDDGRVSSFPRAWATVTTTDGRTGVGWIEWNRNGAT
- a CDS encoding SCO6745 family protein produces the protein MSRTPTTARRLFDRFEPVHALTYFAPESRQAFDELGFRGYWMGYFGGRAAPLGTVGADVVAALFYNFAPGHVARALPDAWEHAGPAAALRARESAAVAALRRCGVTDDDAVRTAADLLGKAAAAAPLDGRALYAANRALPWPDEPVARLWHAATLLREHRGDTHVAVLVAHGVGGRESNVLHAAADRVPKDFIVRSRQYDDAEWSSCSQRLAAMGLLDDGGALTDSGRAFKQHLEDTTDAMSLSAFDALSDRELELLFATLTPITRAVIAGGDVPAATPMGLRRDDLDDDRAHLD
- a CDS encoding FadR/GntR family transcriptional regulator; its protein translation is MYAVIVPSPVSALHDNVLMGLGAEIASGVLPAGGVINLERVGAQYGVSRSVAREAVRVLESMGLVASRRRVGITIQPVDRWNVFDPRVIRWRMESGDRAAQLMSLSELRRGFEPAAAALAARRADPHQCRIMAAAVSDMVMHGRAGDLESYLLADKVFHRTLLEASGNEMFRALNGVVAEVLTGRTHHGMMPRTPNPEAIALHDEVARAIRLRDEEAAERAMRAIIDEAVSDVSSTEEAR
- a CDS encoding gluconokinase, with product MASPIVVMGVSGSGKSTVGAALAQRLRVPFADADDLHPAANIAKMTAGHALTDEDRRPWLDVIGRWLADHREGGVMSCSALKRAYRDQLRSHCPDVVFLHLAGTPEVIGRRQASRPGHFMPPSLLASQFQTLEPLDDDEAGVAIDVDQGIDSIIEEYLARTGQESS
- a CDS encoding GntP family permease, whose translation is MTAGLTVLADDAPKLTEPVASGGQLLLAFLAGIAVIVVLITVVKLHPFLSLIFGALVVGIVAGQDVQAVLSSFAKGFGDTAASVGTLIALGAMFAKLLADSGGADQIVDTIIGHSSPRMLPWAMALVGAIIGLPMFFEIGLVLLMPVIYLVSRRSQQSLVTVGIPALAGLSAMHGFVPPHPGPLTAIGLLHADLGITLALGVVVAVPTILLAGPLYGRVAGRWVVVDAPDTFNADRLADGEQRRRPSFGITLFSILLPVVLMLGKAVVDVLLSAKTHPVRQVLDTLGTPLVALLIAVVVGMFTLGRGAGMDRREITACIESGLPPVASIILIVAAGGGFKQVLVDTGIGTLLARWAEGAHVSVLVLAWVIAVLIRLATGSATVATITASSLVVPLVAGLPSTQVSLAVLAVGAGSLFFSHVNDAGFWLVNQYFRLTVGQTIKTWSIMETVLSVSGLAVVLLLDLVV
- a CDS encoding DoxX family membrane protein — its product is MLIRRIARPMLATTFITRGVEALRSPKPAADAARPTLEGLSKLPDPVGPNVPTDAETVAKITAGVQIGAGLLLASGKLPRLSSAALAVSVVPGSLGGHAFWNETDPARKAAERRALFADVGLIGGLIIASVDTEGRPSLGWRGRRAARKLSESVTGVLPSSSGGALIDAELVDKIGDGLHSGLHVARERGAELADVAQKRGAELADVAQKRGAELADVAYERGSELADVARDRAPKIAKAARKRGAALAEVTQDRSAELAEVAQKRSSKLVDAARDKAPELASAARDRGAELADRARDRGNELAELAQDRGADLAKVGRKQAKQARKDVKKARKELEKRVG